The following is a genomic window from Marinitoga litoralis.
TATATCATGTCCGACTTCAGTGCTTTCTAAAGAACCTTTGATTTTCCCTTTAAATGAATAGTAATCATTTGAAATCCTTATTTTATTTAATAGTTTTGCAATTGCACCTACATTTGGAGAAATAGACATTTCGTTATTTAATAAAATTATTTTTATTCTCGAGTCAATAGATTTTAATTGATTTAATGATTCTAATATCATTCCACTTGTCATTGCTCCATCTCCAAAAATGGCAATTATATTCTTTTCTTTATTTTGTTTTCTAAAACCTAACTCATATCCAATAGCTGCTGCTACAGATGTTCCTGCGTGTCCAGCTCCAAAATAATCATATTTGCTTTCAAAAATATTTGTAAATCCACTTATACCATTTCTTTGTCTTAATGTTTTAAAGCTTTCCCATCGTCCTGTAAGTAACTTGTGAATATATGCTTGATGGCTAGTATCCCAAATAATTACATCTTCTTCAGGATCAAATACTCTATACATAGCTAGTGTCAATTCAACTGTTCCTAAATTAGAAGATAAATGACCTGTATTTTTAGTTACAGTGTCATATATATAATTTCGTATCTTATTAGCGAATCTTTCTAATTGTTCATAATTCATTTTCCGAATCGCATGATATAAAGGTTTTTCTTTCATTTCATCACCTCATAAACGTTTAAATTCTTCTTTAGCTATTCTATCTAAAATTCCATTAATGAATTTTGCACTTTTTTCATTAGCATATTTTTTTGATAACTCAACCGCCTCATCTAAAATAACTTTAGGCGGAATGTCTTCTCTATTTTTTAATTCAAATATACCCATTCTAAGAATTGACTTTTCAATATTAGCAATTCTTTCAAAATCCCAATTTAATAAATATTTCTTTATTAAATCATCATATTCATTCTTATTATGATATACATTTTCTAAATAAATTTCTGCTTCTTCTACTAGGTTTTGAGGGACCTTTTTAGTTTTTAAAAGGTCCCTCAATAATTCCAATGCATCTTCATAAGAAACATTATTGTTAAAGTCTAGTTGGAAAATACTTTCTAAAACAGCTTCTCTTACTTTTCTTCTTTTAGAAATCAATTTTCAACACTCCCATTGTTTTCTTCGTATTCTTCTACATATTCTGTTTTTATTTCTTCAAGTTCAGGTTTACTTTCAAGTTCTTCTATATTATTTTCTTCATTTTCAGAAACAACTAGTCCGTCTAACACTATATCAACATTTCTCACTGGAACTTCTGTCATTTTTTCTACTTCAGTTTTTAAGAAATTTTGTAAATCTTTAGCAAATTTTATAATGCTAGAACCGTATTTTGCCTTTGTTTTTAAAGAAATAGATATAGTTTCATCATCATTTTCAACTATTTTTATCATTTTAGCTAAATCTTTTTCATTCAATTCAGCATCAGGAATTTGTTCTTTGAAAAAAAGTTCATATGATTTCATGGCCAATTCTTTCAAAGCACTATCTGTAAATTCTAATTCACCGAATTGATTATTTTCATTTATGGCCATCAGTATCCCTCCTCTCAGGCTCTTTCTATATACTCCCCTGTTCTAGTGTCAATCTTAACTTTTTGTCCTACTTCAACAAAAAATGGAACTGTTGTTTTTAATCCTGTTTCTAAGATTGCAGGTTTCCCTCCACCTGAAGCTGTATCACCTTTGAAATTAGGTTCTGTTTCTGTAACTTCAAGAACAACTACTGTAGGTAAAACAATACCAACTGGTTTTTCATCATAAAATGTTAAAGTTACTTCTAAATTATCAATTAAAAAGTCTTTCGCATCTGAAACATCTTCTTCGGATAATAAATATTGTTCATATGTACTTAAATCCATAAAAACGTAATTATCTCCATCATGGTATAAATATTCTGCTGGTCTATAATCTAAAGCAGCTTCTTCTACTTTTTCACCGGAGTTAAAGTTTTTATCAATAACATAACCAGTTTTTATGTTCTTTAACTTTGTTTTAATTATTCCACTACCTCTACCTGTAAAGTGTTTTTGCATTCCCAATACTCTATATAATTCACCATCTAATAAGATAATCATACCTTTTTTTAAATCTCCTACTACAACCATCTTTTTTTCCTCCTCTTAAAAAATATTATAGAATATTCATATTTTATATGATAATCAAAGATTTATCAAAAGAAGTTAATACTTCATATCCATCTTCAGTAACCAATACATCATCTTCGATCCTTACTCCCAAATCTCCTGGTAAATATATACCTGGTTCGATTGTTATGATATCTCCAGGTTGTGAAATCTCTTCAGACATATATGAAACTCTTGGACTTTCATGAACTTCTAACCCTAATCCATGACCTAACCCATGTGAGAAATATTCACCATATCCACCATTTTTAATTATATCTCTAGCAACTTTATCTAATTCACTATATTTCATTCCTGGCTTTACAGCTTCAACTGCAGCTTTTTGAGCTTTTAAAACTAATTCATAAATTTCTTTTTGCCTATCGCTAATACCTTCAGTTGCAACTGTTCTAGT
Proteins encoded in this region:
- the nusB gene encoding transcription antitermination factor NusB, whose translation is MISKRRKVREAVLESIFQLDFNNNVSYEDALELLRDLLKTKKVPQNLVEEAEIYLENVYHNKNEYDDLIKKYLLNWDFERIANIEKSILRMGIFELKNREDIPPKVILDEAVELSKKYANEKSAKFINGILDRIAKEEFKRL
- a CDS encoding Asp23/Gls24 family envelope stress response protein — translated: MAINENNQFGELEFTDSALKELAMKSYELFFKEQIPDAELNEKDLAKMIKIVENDDETISISLKTKAKYGSSIIKFAKDLQNFLKTEVEKMTEVPVRNVDIVLDGLVVSENEENNIEELESKPELEEIKTEYVEEYEENNGSVEN
- the efp gene encoding elongation factor P, with protein sequence MVVVGDLKKGMIILLDGELYRVLGMQKHFTGRGSGIIKTKLKNIKTGYVIDKNFNSGEKVEEAALDYRPAEYLYHDGDNYVFMDLSTYEQYLLSEEDVSDAKDFLIDNLEVTLTFYDEKPVGIVLPTVVVLEVTETEPNFKGDTASGGGKPAILETGLKTTVPFFVEVGQKVKIDTRTGEYIERA